In Streptomyces sp. HUAS ZL42, the DNA window GCTCCGGGAACCAGGAGCCGGACGCGGCGTCCCGCGCCAGCCGCGCGGCGTAGGCGCCGTCCGCCGTGATCACGCACCCTGCCGGCGGCGTACCGCCGTCCTCGTTCTCCGCAGCGGGCTCGATCGCACAGGCTGTCATCGTTCGGTCACCTCCGGTGACGAAGCTAGTTTTCGTACGCACAGCCGGAGGACGGGCCGGTAACCGCTTCACACATAAGGGTGGCGAAGAAGCGATTCGCCTGAGGGAACGGGGTCGGATGTGCTGGCCGGGGCGGGCCGGACGCGCCGATCCGGGCCGGGCCGCTCACCTGCCCGGTAGCGGTTCAGCCGCACGGAGGGGCCAGGTAGCCTTTTCCCGTGCCCCGTCTGTCTGAAGTCATCGCCGCGCTGGAGACCCTGTGGCCCGCCGAGCGGGCCGAGTCCTGGGACGCGGTCGGCACGGTCGTGGGCGACCCCGACCAGGAGGTCTCCCGGGTCCTCTTCGCCGTCGACCCGGTCCAGGAGATCGTCGACGAGGCGCTGAAGCTCGACGCCGACCTGCTGGTCACCCACCACCCGCTCTACCTGCGCGGTACGACGACGGTCGCGGCCTCCACCTTCAAGGGCCGCGTGGTGCACACCCTCATCAAGAACGACATCGCGCTGCACGTGGCCCACACCAACGCCGACACGGCGGACCCGGGCGTCAGCGACGCACTGGCCGGAGCGCTCGACCTGCGGGTCGTACGCCCCCTGGTGCCGGACCCGACCGATCCGTCCGGCCGTCGCGGCCTGGGCCGGATCTGCGAACTGGACCACCCGGTGACCGTCGGCGAGTTCGCCGCCCGCGCCGCCGAACGGCTGCCCGCCACCGCGCAGGGCATCCGCGTAGCCGGCGACCCCGACGCGCCCCTCCGCACGATCGCCGTCAGCGGAGGCAGCGGCGACAGCCTCTTCGACCACGTACGCGCGGCCGGCGTCGACGCCTTCCTCACCGCGGACCTGCGCCACCACCCGGCGTCCGAGGCCCGCGCCCACAGTCCCCTCGCGCTGCTCGACGCGGCGCACTGGGCCACCGAATGGCCCTGGTGCGAGCTGGCCGCCGCCCAGCTCGACGAGATCTCCGACCGCCACGGATGGGACCTTCGCGTCCACGTCTCGAAGACGGTCACCGACCCCTGGACGGCCCACGCGGCCTCCCCGGAATCGAACGCAGGAGCCCCCAACTGAACGCCGCGCCCGCCGACCAGATCCGACTCCTCGAAGTCCAGGACCTCGACGTCCGCCTCCAGCAGCTCGCGCACAAGCGGAAGTCGCTGCCCGAGCACGCCGAGATCGAGTCGCTGACCAAGGACCTCACCCAGCTGCGCGACCTGCTCGTGGCCGCGCAGACCGAGGAGAGCGACACCGCCCGCGAGCAGACCAAGGCGGAACAGGACGTCGACCAGGTCCGCCAGCGCGCCACCCGCGACCAGCAGCGCCTCGACTCCGGCGCCATCACCTCCCCCAAGGACCTGGAGAACCTCCAGCACGAGATCGCCTCCCTCGCCAAGCGGCAGGGCGACCTCGAGGACATCGTCCTGGAGGTCATGGAGCGCATCGAGTCCGTGCAGGAGCGGGTGCGGGAGCTGACCGAG includes these proteins:
- a CDS encoding zinc ribbon domain-containing protein, whose product is MNAAPADQIRLLEVQDLDVRLQQLAHKRKSLPEHAEIESLTKDLTQLRDLLVAAQTEESDTAREQTKAEQDVDQVRQRATRDQQRLDSGAITSPKDLENLQHEIASLAKRQGDLEDIVLEVMERIESVQERVRELTERVSSVQAKIDDATARRDAAFEEIDGEVATVTKEREVIAGSVPADLLKLYDKLREQQGGIGAAKLYQRTCQGCRQELSITDINEIRAAAPDTVVRCENCRRILVRTAESGL
- a CDS encoding Nif3-like dinuclear metal center hexameric protein, which codes for MPRLSEVIAALETLWPAERAESWDAVGTVVGDPDQEVSRVLFAVDPVQEIVDEALKLDADLLVTHHPLYLRGTTTVAASTFKGRVVHTLIKNDIALHVAHTNADTADPGVSDALAGALDLRVVRPLVPDPTDPSGRRGLGRICELDHPVTVGEFAARAAERLPATAQGIRVAGDPDAPLRTIAVSGGSGDSLFDHVRAAGVDAFLTADLRHHPASEARAHSPLALLDAAHWATEWPWCELAAAQLDEISDRHGWDLRVHVSKTVTDPWTAHAASPESNAGAPN